Genomic DNA from Thermotoga petrophila RKU-1:
CTCACACCTTCAAATTGCCAAATCGAACGATCTGATGCACTGGACACAGGTGAACGTAGGGGTTTATAACAACAACCCCATAATCCCAAATATATTCACCGAGCTGAAAGAAACTTTCGAATGGGCTGAAACAAACACTCTTTGGGCACCCCATGTGATTCAGCTTCAAGATGGTAGGTACTACTTCTACTACTGTGCGTGCAGAGGAGATTCGCCACGATCAGCAATGGGGATCGCAGTCTCCGATAACATCGAGGGCCCTTACAGAAACCTCGGGATAATTCTGCGATCTGGGTATCGCCCCGGAGAAGGAATGTGTGAAGAAGGAGTACCATACGATGCGAGAATCCATCCAAACGTTGTGGATCCACATGTTTTTTACGACAAAGAAGGTAATCTTTGGATGGTTTACGGGTCCTACTCCGGTGGCATTTACATACTAAAGCTCGACCCAGAGACGGGTTTTCCTCTCCCAGGACAGGGGTACGGAAAGAAACTCACAGGAGGAAATCACAGCAGGATCGAAGGTCCCTTTATCCTCTACAGTCCTGATACAGATTATTACTATCTCTTTCTGAGCTTTGGAGGGCTCGACTACAGGGGAGGATACAACATCAGGGTTGCAAGGTCCAAAAACCCCGACGGTCCTTATTATGACGCAGAAGGTCGAAACATGATAGATTGTTACGGCCCGTCGTTCCTGGAAGGCAACGATCCTTACATAGCACCTTTCGGTGTGAAACTGGTGGGTAACTTCACCCTGAGCGAAGGAAACACCATAGACTTCCGAGTGTTCGGATACGTATCTCCGGGGCACAACTCTGCCTATTACGATCCAAAAACTGGGAAGTACTTCATCTTCTTCCACACGAGGTTCCCCGGCAGAGGAGAGACGTACCAGCTCAGGGTCCATCAGCTCTTCCTCAACGAAGACGGATGGTTCGTCATGGCTCCTTTCCCATATGCCGGTGAGACCATTGAAGATCTATCTTTTCAAGAGATAGCAGGGGAATATCAACTATTAATACATGATAAGGAAATGACGAACGAGATAAGGAAACCCGTGAGAATCGCTCTGAATCCGGACGGAACTGTCACTGGAGCTCAGACTGGTGAATGGGAGAAGAAGGGACATTATATAACTCTGAAACTCGAAGGAGAGATCTACAAAGGAGTGACCTTGAAACAGTGGCACTATTCCGAGAAAAAGTGGGTGACAGTGTTTTCCGCTCTATCACAGAAGGGAGTTTCAGTGTGGGGTATAAAAACTTCTGAGTAGCTAGGGGGTGTTTCTCATGAAGAAGTCCTTCTGGATTGTAACCCTGGGACTCCTCATACTACTGGGAGCCTGCGCACTAATTCAGCAACCGGTGAGCTTTAATCCTCTCACTGATGAGTCTCTTCTGGCTTATTTCCCATTTGACGGGACTCTGGAAGGTATTGTGAAAGGCGCCACAACCACTGCTATCACTTGCGGATCCACAATCGGCACACCAGGGGGAACCATCACGTACGCTGAAGGAAAAAAAGGAGAAGCCGCTGTCTTTGATGGAACCAGTGGGGTGGTGTTACCTGACGATATTGTAAACGACTACGATTACACAATCGCATTCTGGGTGAACATACACGCCTTTACAGATCACACCCCGACAGTGTTCGGTTCCTCTGAAGCAGGGTGGATAAGTTACATGGTACCGAAACCGTGGTGGAGAAACCCAGGAGAACCGGCTATATGGTCACTCTCTGGTGAGCAGTGGTCTACTTATGAAATGGACACAGTGCTGAGTTCGAACACATGGTACCACGTAGCCATCGTTGTTGACGATGGAGATCCAAGAGCTTATGTGAACGGTGCCACGGTCTCCCTATCATCACTAGAAAATCTCCCACTACCTGATATCTTTACAGATGCCACCTCTACCATTGCGGTTGGTGTTAACTACTGGGACACTCCCTTCCAGGGGATGATCGACGAACTCTTCATCTTCGACAGGGCCCTCAGCAGATCCGAAATACTGACGCTTTACAATCTCGGTTACGGTGAATGATAAGGAGGTGATTAGATGAAAAAATTACCGCTGGTGATCCTTGTAGCCTCCACCGTTCTGTTGACCCTCGCAGTTCAGTGTTTTAGAGAAGAGACGACGGAATCGTTCGATCCAGACAGAGACGAAACACTCATAGCGTGGTTTCCTTTTGACGGCGATCTTGCTGACAAAACAGGGAAATTCGGATCGGGCAGGGTAATAGGAGACAAAATAGGAAAAGAAGCAGCGGATGGAACGGTAAAATTCGTAGAAGGTGTTTCTGGACAAGCAGTCTACCTCGATGGTACAAAGGGCATACAGCTTCCGGATGATCTCATAAAAGACTACGACTACACTGTCTCGTTCTGGGTGAAATGGGAAGGGAATATTACCCCGTTCACACCGGTGTTCTTTGGTGCTTACGATCCGAACAGCTGGATCAGTATTCCTCCTTACCATTCAGCGGTGGCTGGTGGATCCTTCCTTCTGTGGTCCTTCAATGGCTACTGGTACGATGGAATCCTCAACGTTTCTTTCAAACCCGGTACCTGGTACCATGTCGTTGCCGTTGTAAACAACGGAAGAGCGAGAATTTATGTGAACGGTAAATATGTTCTTTCGAAGATACAGATAAACGGTGTTGAAGATATGACAGGAAAAGTTCCCGACGTCTTTAGGAAGAAACCCGGTGGAATATTCACAGTAGGTGTCAACTGGTGGGATCCCGCGTTCAATGGAGTAGTTGATGATCTGAGAATTTACGACAGATCCCTTTCGAAAGCGGAGATTGAGGTACTCTATGGAAAGAGGTGATCATCGTGAGGAAATATCTTTTTATCGCTATCCTGGTACTTTCATCTGTGATCGCTGTATCAGAGGATATCAATGAAGGACTGGTAGCATACTATCCGTTCGATGGAGATTTAAAAGACAAAACAGGAAATTTCGAAGAAGGGTATCTCGTTGGAAATAGGATAAATGTTCCGGCACTTGGAAATCCCAAGTTTGGTGAAGGAGTGGTAGGACAAGCTTTGGTCTTCGATGGAAAAAAGGGCGTTGTTCTGGGGGATGATCTCATAACCGATTACGACTATTCTGTTTCTTTCTGGCTCAAAATCGAAGATTTCACACAACATACCACTACATTCTTTGGATGTTATATAGACGAAGAAAACTACTTCCACTGGTTGAGTTTTGTGCCGTATGGCTGGAACAATGGAACCCTTCTGTGGGCCAGAGATGACAGGAAAAATATCTGGTTCGATGGAATTCCTCCATTCAATCTAGAAAAAGACAGGTGGTATCACGTTGTAATAGTCGTAGACAAAGGAAAAGCACACATGTTCGTAGACG
This window encodes:
- a CDS encoding glycoside hydrolase family 43 protein, producing MKILLMATLFLILPSGCLVLGIEDNIPSFRWATVHDPSVIKAGDTFYVFGSHLQIAKSNDLMHWTQVNVGVYNNNPIIPNIFTELKETFEWAETNTLWAPHVIQLQDGRYYFYYCACRGDSPRSAMGIAVSDNIEGPYRNLGIILRSGYRPGEGMCEEGVPYDARIHPNVVDPHVFYDKEGNLWMVYGSYSGGIYILKLDPETGFPLPGQGYGKKLTGGNHSRIEGPFILYSPDTDYYYLFLSFGGLDYRGGYNIRVARSKNPDGPYYDAEGRNMIDCYGPSFLEGNDPYIAPFGVKLVGNFTLSEGNTIDFRVFGYVSPGHNSAYYDPKTGKYFIFFHTRFPGRGETYQLRVHQLFLNEDGWFVMAPFPYAGETIEDLSFQEIAGEYQLLIHDKEMTNEIRKPVRIALNPDGTVTGAQTGEWEKKGHYITLKLEGEIYKGVTLKQWHYSEKKWVTVFSALSQKGVSVWGIKTSE
- a CDS encoding LamG domain-containing protein, with amino-acid sequence MKKSFWIVTLGLLILLGACALIQQPVSFNPLTDESLLAYFPFDGTLEGIVKGATTTAITCGSTIGTPGGTITYAEGKKGEAAVFDGTSGVVLPDDIVNDYDYTIAFWVNIHAFTDHTPTVFGSSEAGWISYMVPKPWWRNPGEPAIWSLSGEQWSTYEMDTVLSSNTWYHVAIVVDDGDPRAYVNGATVSLSSLENLPLPDIFTDATSTIAVGVNYWDTPFQGMIDELFIFDRALSRSEILTLYNLGYGE
- a CDS encoding LamG domain-containing protein is translated as MKKLPLVILVASTVLLTLAVQCFREETTESFDPDRDETLIAWFPFDGDLADKTGKFGSGRVIGDKIGKEAADGTVKFVEGVSGQAVYLDGTKGIQLPDDLIKDYDYTVSFWVKWEGNITPFTPVFFGAYDPNSWISIPPYHSAVAGGSFLLWSFNGYWYDGILNVSFKPGTWYHVVAVVNNGRARIYVNGKYVLSKIQINGVEDMTGKVPDVFRKKPGGIFTVGVNWWDPAFNGVVDDLRIYDRSLSKAEIEVLYGKR
- a CDS encoding LamG domain-containing protein is translated as MRKYLFIAILVLSSVIAVSEDINEGLVAYYPFDGDLKDKTGNFEEGYLVGNRINVPALGNPKFGEGVVGQALVFDGKKGVVLGDDLITDYDYSVSFWLKIEDFTQHTTTFFGCYIDEENYFHWLSFVPYGWNNGTLLWARDDRKNIWFDGIPPFNLEKDRWYHVVIVVDKGKAHMFVDGKEVPLKVQINGQPDPNGLVPDVFSVGPGGVFSLGVNFWDPPFKGMIDELRIYDRPLTAEEVKELFQKR